The following proteins are encoded in a genomic region of Primulina huaijiensis isolate GDHJ02 chromosome 3, ASM1229523v2, whole genome shotgun sequence:
- the LOC140972461 gene encoding uncharacterized protein has product MVQEGIVLGHKISEHGTEVDKAKVEVIKNFPPPTSIKGVRSFLGYSGFYRRFIKDFSKISKPLSSLLMKDVSFDFNSNCLRAYEDLKERLVTAPVLVAPDWNIPFEVMCDASDTAVGAVLGQRQNKIKDKKGVENVVVDHLSRLELMSNDCVDHAINDWFPDEQLFEVKHCPWCVAEEEFGQILDHFHDREGIDFMGPFPSSFTKKYILVTVDYVSKWVETEAYATNDSHVVLKFLKKNIFNRFGTPRAIISDGGTHFCNKLFEKILSKYGVTHKISTPYHPQMSGQVEVSNREIKRILEKVVGVKLEHRAYWATKALNFNYTDACEQRLLQLDQLKEFRNLAYDLALSYKEKKKRAHDRQIIEREFKEGENVLLYNSRLLLFSGKLKSRWSGLFVISKVYPSGAVELQDGKDGKFTVNAQRLKHYMGGTIEPQLGITQFQDNPN; this is encoded by the exons ATGGTACAAGAAGGCATAGTATTGGGGCACAAAATATCAGAGCATGGAACAGAGGTGGATAAGGCAAAAGTAGAAGTTATCAAGAACTTCCCACCTCCGACATCCATAaagggagttagaagttttctaggcTACTCCGGTTTTTATCGAcgttttattaaagatttttctaaaatttccaAGCCTTTATCTTCTTTACTTATGAAAGATGTGTCGTTTGATTTTAATTCCAACTGTCTGCGGGCATACGAGGATTTAAAGGAGCGCTTGGTGACGGCTCCTGTTTTGGTGGCACCAGATTGGAATATACCCTTCGAGGTCATGTGCGATGCCAGTGATACAGCGGTGGGGGCTGTGCTTGGCCAGCGGCAAAACAag ATAAAGGATAAGAAGGGTGTTGAGAATGTGGTAGTGGATCACTTGTCTAGATTGGAGCTTATGAGTAATGACTGTGTAGATCATGCCATTAATGACTGGTTTCCTGATGAGCAGCTATTTGAGGTGAAACACTGTCCTTG GTGTGTTGCAGAGGAAGAGTTTGGTCAAATTCTCGACCATTTCCATGACCGTGAG GGGATAGACTTTATGGGACCGTTTCCCAGTTcattcacaaaaaaatatattttggttaCGGTTGACTATGTGTCTAAGTGGGTAGAGACAGAAGCATATGCCACTAATGATTCTCACGTGGtcctgaaatttttaaagaaaaatatttttaatagattCGGAACACCACGAGCAATTATTAGTGATGGTGGCACCCATTTTTGCAACAAACTATTTGAAAAAATTCTGAGCAAATATGGTGTCACACATAAGATCTCTACCCCCTATCACCCCCAGATGAGTGGTCAAGTGGAAGTTTCTAACCGAGAGATCAAGCGGATTTTGGAAAAAGTTGTAGGTGTCA AGTTAGAGCATCGGGCATATTGGGCAACAAAAGCACTAAACTTTAACTATACTGATGCATGTGAACAACGTCTACTTCAATTGGATCAGTTGAAAGAATTCCGAAATCTGGCATATGATCTCGCATTATCATAcaaagagaagaaaaagagGGCTCATGACAGGCAAATCATCGAAAGGGAATTCAAGGAAGGTGAAAATGTCCTACTCTACAACTCTCGGTTGCTACTGTTTTCCGGTAAATTGAAGTCGCGATGGTCTGGTCTATTCGTGATTTCTAAAGTATACCCATCGGGAGCTGTAGAACTGCAAGATGGAAAGGATGGAAAATTTACGGTCAATGCCCAGCGGCTGAAGCACTACATGGGTGGCACAATTGAGCCACAACTTGGAATCACCCAGTTCCAAGACAATCCAAACTGA